The genomic window GGGAATGACAGGTGAAAGGCAACTGGTTAAAAAGGCCATATACAGTTTTTTAAAAAAATGTGGGATAGATGTAAACGACCTGATGATGGTGAATGCCCTTAATAATGTTAACCTCAAGACAAAAATAGGAGGTTTCATCTCGAGACGTCTGGGCCTTGTTACAATAGGCAGGCCTCTTACCATTAAAGGAATACAGGAAAAATATGCAGGATTTGTGACATTGGTGGAGAACACAAAACGGGAAGAGCGGAAGCGCCTAAATAAAACTTGACTTAACAATGTTTTTTGGCAATAATATTAGTAGCAGGTAATATAAGTAACTATAAAAAAGAGGGTAAAAATGGGGAAAAAAGCAATTATAAAGGCCGTCGACAGGAATAGTATTGCCGGAAAAATAGGGCTTTTGCCGGGAGATGAGATATTAAGCATAAATGGGCAGGATTTTCGGGATT from Biomaibacter acetigenes includes these protein-coding regions:
- a CDS encoding DUF3189 family protein, with amino-acid sequence MKIFYYCYGSAHSSVVAACIHLGILPTDRLPSAEEFKRLPHYDKTDSYEIGTPFFMGIDEYGAEIFITGMTGERQLVKKAIYSFLKKCGIDVNDLMMVNALNNVNLKTKIGGFISRRLGLVTIGRPLTIKGIQEKYAGFVTLVENTKREERKRLNKT